The proteins below are encoded in one region of Lactuca sativa cultivar Salinas chromosome 3, Lsat_Salinas_v11, whole genome shotgun sequence:
- the LOC111891132 gene encoding single-stranded DNA-binding protein WHY1, chloroplastic, translating into MLNLSLSSTQSGYIIQNPKSPFILNPLLSSPPTIKFINPSSRKLSLKCQYSDQQQRPDASSYSQPREDAPKVFIGHSIYKGKAALTVEPRPPEFAPLDSGAFKLTKEGFVLLQFAPSAGVRQYDWSRKQVFSLSVTEIGSIISLGAKDSCEFFHDPFKGKSDEGRVRKVLKVEPLPDGSGHFFNLSVQNKLINMDESIYIPVTKAEFAILVSAFNFVVPYLLGWHTFVNSIKPQDSTRLSNGNPRSGADLEWSR; encoded by the exons ATGTTAAATCTATCACTATCTTCAACACAAAGTGGCTACAtcatccaaaaccctaaatcccctTTCATATTAAACCCACTTCTGTCTTCTCCTCCTACAATCAAATTCATAAACCCCAGCTCAAGAAAACTCAGTCTGAAATGTCAATACTCCGACCAACAACAACGACCTGATGCTTCATCCTACTCTCAACCCAGAGAAG ACGCTCCGAAGGTTTTCATCGGGCATTCGATATACAAAGGAAAGGCTGCTCTTACAGTCGAACCTCGCCCTCCAGAGTTCGCCCCTTTAGAC TCGGGGGCGTTTAAGTTGACAAAAGAGGGTTTCGTGTTGCTTCAATTTGCGCCTTCTGCTGGTGTTCGTCAATACGATTGGAGTAGAAAGCAG GTGTTCTCATTATCAGTTACTGAAATCGGAAGTATAATCAGCCTTGGTGCCAAAGATTCATGTGAATTCTTTCACGACCCTTTCAAAGGAAAAAG TGATGAAGGCAGAGTTAGGAAGGTTTTGAAGGTGGAGCCTCTCCCAGATGGATCCGGCCACTTCTTTAATCTAA GTGTTCAAAACAAGCTTATAAACATGGACGAAAGCATTTATATCCCTGTTACAAAGGCAGAGTTTGCAATTCTTGTCTCAGCTTTCAAT TTTGTTGTGCCTTACCTTTTGGGTTGGCATACATTTGTGAATTCTATAAAACCCCAAGACTCGACCCGTTTGAGTAATGGTAACCCGCGATCCGGTGCTGATTTAGAATGGAGCAGATAG